Proteins encoded in a region of the Paenibacillus pedocola genome:
- a CDS encoding cache domain-containing sensor histidine kinase, with the protein MRMIRLISSSLRAKLLVLFIILTTIPLIAVGLVAYQKSYASISSHSKAASMLQADTLGRNIDNLFTDTERLLELSKNPQVIHFLFSQSETYQEAKEILQTFTLYRDTYKYEDVMNISFINLYGKGISERKGVFQSNINPLRNPHFQILTQYPDAVLRVPPAMTSGFDRVDGFTYPDQGVISIIAAVKQRITHEVIGFIIIDLDDSFFKEFGENVSIGKTGFFCILDQENNPIYVPSAGRQDLNILTSTNFAAPEWSSRNSFVLNTKGQPWFVVYTPSLTTGWKVVGLAPLQEVVSEANRIRQLIIVSVVLSIVFVIIIHFFLTRKLTQPIQLLQHKMRLTASGYLEAKVKPSGNDEIADLGQSFNIMVEKIKGLLEQSIREQKLLQKAELRTLQAQINPHFLYNTLDSIVWLAEANKNDSVIHLVKALSQFFRLSLNKGRDWVMIRTELAHAQSYLTIQQMRYRDILEYQIQVEPELEEYPILNMTLQPLIENAIYHGIKNKRGKGLITVSGYAEGHSSVVLTVTDNGIGISAERLALLRSQLNQPAQVEESDLTEGGFGLLNVHQRLRLYFGEEYGLQLDSTAGEWTTISVRIPKNKGA; encoded by the coding sequence ATGAGGATGATACGTTTGATCTCCTCCAGCTTGAGGGCAAAATTGCTGGTCTTGTTCATCATACTGACCACCATTCCGCTGATTGCGGTTGGACTTGTCGCCTACCAGAAATCCTACGCTTCGATCTCCAGCCACAGTAAAGCGGCAAGCATGCTGCAGGCAGATACGCTCGGACGAAATATCGATAATCTGTTTACAGACACAGAGCGGCTGCTGGAATTGAGCAAGAACCCGCAGGTCATCCACTTCCTGTTCTCGCAGTCGGAAACCTATCAGGAGGCCAAGGAGATTTTGCAGACTTTTACACTTTATAGGGACACCTACAAATATGAAGATGTTATGAATATCAGCTTTATTAATCTCTATGGCAAAGGCATCAGTGAACGAAAGGGAGTCTTCCAGTCCAATATCAATCCGCTGCGCAATCCGCATTTCCAGATCCTCACCCAGTATCCGGATGCTGTGCTTAGGGTCCCTCCCGCCATGACATCCGGATTTGACCGCGTGGACGGCTTTACTTACCCGGACCAGGGCGTTATTTCTATAATTGCGGCTGTGAAGCAGCGGATTACCCATGAAGTCATTGGCTTCATTATTATTGATTTAGATGATTCCTTCTTTAAGGAATTTGGCGAAAACGTCAGTATCGGCAAGACAGGGTTCTTCTGCATCCTTGACCAGGAGAATAATCCGATCTATGTGCCGTCAGCCGGCAGGCAGGATTTGAATATTCTGACCTCAACAAACTTTGCCGCTCCAGAATGGTCCAGCCGCAACAGCTTTGTATTAAATACGAAGGGACAGCCATGGTTTGTTGTCTACACCCCTTCGCTCACTACAGGCTGGAAGGTAGTGGGTCTTGCACCGCTTCAAGAAGTGGTCTCTGAGGCTAACCGGATCCGGCAGCTGATCATTGTCAGTGTGGTGCTCAGCATAGTATTCGTCATCATCATTCATTTCTTTTTGACCCGCAAGCTCACCCAGCCTATCCAGCTTCTTCAGCATAAAATGAGACTGACCGCAAGCGGCTATCTGGAGGCTAAAGTCAAACCTTCGGGCAATGATGAAATTGCTGATCTGGGTCAAAGCTTTAATATCATGGTTGAAAAAATCAAGGGGCTGCTGGAGCAAAGCATCAGGGAGCAGAAACTGCTGCAAAAGGCGGAGCTGCGTACGCTTCAGGCGCAAATTAATCCCCATTTTCTGTACAATACACTGGATTCCATCGTCTGGTTGGCTGAAGCGAACAAGAATGATAGTGTCATCCATTTGGTAAAAGCGCTATCCCAGTTTTTCCGGCTCAGTCTGAATAAAGGACGGGATTGGGTTATGATCCGTACAGAACTGGCCCATGCCCAGAGCTATCTGACGATCCAGCAGATGCGGTACCGGGATATTCTCGAGTATCAGATTCAGGTGGAACCAGAGCTTGAGGAGTATCCGATTCTCAATATGACACTGCAGCCGCTGATTGAGAATGCAATCTATCATGGAATCAAGAATAAACGCGGCAAAGGACTGATTACGGTCAGCGGTTATGCGGAAGGCCATTCATCGGTCGTACTCACCGTCACGGATAACGGCATCGGCATCTCCGCCGAGCGGCTGGCGCTTCTAAGGAGTCAATTGAATCAGCCTGCCCAGGTAGAAGAAAGCGATCTTACGGAAGGCGGTTTCGGGCTGCTGAATGTGCATCAGCGTCTGCGCCTTTATTTCGGAGAAGAATATGGACTCCAGCTGGACAGCACTGCCGGGGAATGGACAACAATCTCCGTCCGCATACCCAAGAACAAGGGGGCTTGA
- a CDS encoding response regulator encodes MKKVMLVDDEILIRESIRECIDWEKEGFIYCGDAPDGELALPLIEQQLPDILITDIKMPFMDGLELSSVVRQRLPQIKIIILSGHNDFQYAQTALRLGVEDYCLKPFSSADLIQLLHTVSVRIDEEQRLKRRYAYTPEKLFADLCGGLIGTAAAIEAADQLELQLTTPYYAVAILSLSPSDPQDTEISHEAYRSAQQLIDERLGELQDIFMYKRSRTETVVILKGSLREELSSKMKTFTESLQMKLKAALNCDLSLSLGNVQDRLQGIHISYLEAEEEKTWKKISKQNKAALWESSFDSLTNRVLLDRNRLVDFLKLGSSREAPDFIRQFTAEMSSINWESMYAYYLINDLTLELVLTAKRSFQTGGNTEDLMRDLQQQIRSIASFEECQDYLLTLLEQLWKWRLEGSDKYGELIDKVKLHIRQHYDDEQLSLFEISRQIGVSSSHLSKIFSQETGQTMTEYLTFTRISKAKELLKTTRSKTFEIAYQVGYNDQHYFSNLFKKVTGLTPTEYRKHGFAEDQGRRTREGGSNL; translated from the coding sequence ATGAAGAAGGTAATGCTGGTCGATGATGAAATTCTGATTCGTGAAAGTATACGGGAGTGTATCGATTGGGAGAAGGAGGGTTTCATTTATTGCGGAGACGCACCTGACGGCGAATTGGCCCTGCCGCTGATTGAACAGCAGCTTCCTGATATTCTGATTACCGATATCAAAATGCCCTTTATGGACGGGCTTGAGCTTAGTTCTGTCGTCCGCCAGCGGCTCCCGCAGATCAAAATTATCATCCTAAGCGGACACAACGATTTCCAGTATGCACAGACCGCGCTGCGGCTCGGTGTGGAGGATTATTGCCTGAAGCCGTTCAGCTCTGCGGATCTTATCCAGCTGTTACATACGGTAAGTGTCAGAATTGATGAAGAACAGCGCCTGAAAAGACGATATGCCTACACTCCTGAAAAGCTGTTTGCCGATCTGTGCGGCGGGCTCATCGGCACCGCAGCCGCCATTGAGGCGGCAGATCAGCTGGAACTGCAGCTTACCACTCCCTATTATGCGGTTGCCATTTTATCATTGTCCCCTTCCGATCCGCAGGACACAGAAATCAGCCATGAAGCATACCGGTCTGCCCAACAACTGATAGACGAACGGCTGGGTGAGCTTCAGGATATTTTCATGTATAAACGAAGCCGTACAGAAACTGTAGTGATTCTGAAGGGAAGCCTGAGAGAAGAACTTTCCAGCAAGATGAAGACCTTTACAGAAAGCCTGCAAATGAAGCTAAAGGCTGCATTAAACTGTGATCTGTCCCTCTCTCTTGGTAATGTTCAGGATCGGCTGCAGGGAATCCATATTTCCTATCTGGAGGCTGAGGAAGAGAAAACCTGGAAGAAGATCTCTAAGCAAAACAAAGCTGCTCTGTGGGAGTCTTCCTTCGATTCTTTAACAAACAGAGTGCTCCTGGACCGGAACCGGCTGGTGGATTTCCTAAAGCTCGGCTCTTCAAGAGAAGCACCCGACTTTATCAGGCAGTTCACCGCAGAGATGAGCAGCATAAACTGGGAATCCATGTACGCCTATTATTTAATCAACGATCTTACGCTTGAATTGGTTCTCACGGCCAAGAGAAGCTTTCAGACGGGCGGAAATACGGAGGATTTAATGAGAGATCTGCAGCAGCAGATCCGCAGCATCGCAAGTTTCGAGGAGTGCCAGGATTACCTGCTTACACTGCTGGAGCAATTATGGAAATGGCGGCTGGAAGGTTCGGATAAATATGGAGAGCTGATTGACAAAGTAAAGCTGCACATCCGTCAGCACTATGATGATGAGCAGCTCTCCCTCTTCGAAATCTCCAGACAAATTGGCGTCAGCTCCAGCCACCTCAGTAAGATTTTCAGCCAGGAAACCGGGCAGACGATGACGGAGTATTTAACTTTTACCCGGATCAGCAAAGCAAAAGAGCTGCTAAAAACGACCCGCTCCAAAACGTTTGAAATCGCTTATCAGGTAGGCTACAACGATCAGCATTATTTCTCCAACCTGTTTAAGAAAGTCACCGGCTTGACCCCTACAGAATACCGGAAGCATGGCTTTGCAGAGGACCAGGGCAGACGGACCAGGGAAGGTGGGAGCAATTTATGA
- a CDS encoding sugar ABC transporter substrate-binding protein, translating to MRSGSGHARRFLLPLLAFLLLISGCEGNSTRNDRQELMDSMPSPPAEFDKPPLIFGIIYPMVNPTYETITENSEAAATGHNIKLLVQAPDEANLEQQIRIMEMMIKQEVDGIAIDPVDSQALIPVINKAVSKGIPVVCFESDSPDSRRVAFIGADNYETGAIIGQAVNRLLNGKGMVLVESGMPHMFGLSQRLAGLQDYLKEQSEIDVLDIRNNDGSEEGAMRQLEQMISAHPHFSALINLDFVSSSSSILVWKAKGLKRYNIAFGLTPAVKESQKNGQITRIISQNEQHWGEAIISTLLSIANGQAVPEFVNTEIVEIHE from the coding sequence ATGAGATCAGGCTCAGGACATGCAAGGCGTTTCTTGCTGCCGCTGCTGGCATTTCTGCTTCTCATAAGCGGATGCGAAGGCAATAGCACCAGAAACGACAGGCAGGAATTGATGGACAGTATGCCTTCTCCTCCTGCCGAATTTGACAAACCGCCCCTTATCTTTGGCATTATCTACCCGATGGTGAATCCAACCTATGAGACCATTACGGAAAATTCGGAAGCAGCCGCCACAGGCCACAACATCAAATTGCTGGTTCAAGCCCCGGATGAAGCCAATCTGGAACAGCAGATCCGGATCATGGAGATGATGATCAAACAGGAAGTCGACGGAATTGCCATAGATCCTGTCGATTCCCAGGCCTTAATTCCGGTTATTAACAAGGCCGTTTCCAAGGGCATCCCTGTTGTCTGCTTCGAGTCCGATTCTCCCGACAGCAGGCGGGTTGCCTTTATTGGTGCCGACAATTACGAGACTGGAGCTATTATAGGGCAGGCGGTTAATAGACTTCTAAACGGCAAAGGGATGGTTCTTGTCGAATCCGGCATGCCTCATATGTTCGGGCTCAGCCAGCGGCTCGCGGGGCTCCAGGACTATTTGAAGGAGCAGTCAGAAATAGATGTACTGGATATCCGCAACAACGATGGCAGTGAAGAAGGCGCGATGCGGCAGCTGGAGCAAATGATCAGCGCCCACCCGCATTTCAGTGCATTGATTAACCTCGATTTCGTTTCCAGCTCCAGCTCTATTCTAGTTTGGAAGGCCAAAGGCCTGAAGCGATACAACATTGCATTCGGCCTGACTCCTGCTGTAAAGGAATCGCAGAAAAATGGGCAGATCACCCGAATCATTTCCCAGAATGAACAGCACTGGGGGGAAGCCATTATCAGCACACTGCTCTCGATAGCAAACGGTCAGGCAGTACCGGAATTCGTCAATACGGAAATTGTGGAGATCCATGAGTAG